In one Nitrosopumilus sp. genomic region, the following are encoded:
- a CDS encoding NADH-quinone oxidoreductase subunit N: MLEITSTPLVLIAILGTVGILLPIISISRKEQGSNSFYAIIAFAALIVSIAYVGYQFINDNVSASALFSQDVIVDDAFGGFFAIAMLIVALFTTVGSFNYMRKHNSPAVYYSLILLATIGMVLVAYSTDLVMLFVAWELMSIPTYVLVGFMKKNPSSNEAALKYFLFGALSSAIIVYGISISYGLTGSTNIGEVIQGYSTLDPTLLPLALLSVGMFIAGFGFKMGLVPFHQWLPDTYEGAPSPITALLAAATKKAGFAATIRVVVLGMVVLNLDWTLALGIIAVMTMTIGNVAAIMQKNLSRMLAYSSIAHAGYILIGLAVAPYSSLGLQGSLYQIMNHAVMKGAAFIAIAGIVTTLAVTNIDKLKGLGRRMPITALGLIIALFALAGIPPLSGFWSKLMLFGSALDAGSVVWWAPWLAIAGVLNSALSLAYYGWITRKMYFEGETEKRIAEPKSIIAVMIFSTIFLVGFGVYPDPLIKFVEFATPIVSLGPIP, from the coding sequence ATGTTAGAAATTACTTCAACCCCATTGGTCTTAATTGCAATATTGGGAACTGTTGGAATTCTTCTTCCAATTATTAGCATTTCAAGAAAAGAACAAGGCTCTAATTCATTTTATGCAATAATTGCATTTGCAGCATTAATTGTATCTATTGCTTATGTTGGATACCAATTCATAAATGATAATGTATCCGCATCAGCTCTTTTCTCTCAAGATGTGATAGTAGATGATGCATTTGGTGGCTTCTTTGCGATTGCAATGTTAATTGTTGCTCTCTTCACTACTGTTGGTTCTTTTAATTATATGCGAAAACATAACTCTCCTGCTGTATACTATTCACTAATTTTACTTGCAACAATTGGAATGGTACTAGTTGCATATTCTACTGACTTGGTAATGTTGTTTGTTGCATGGGAGCTCATGAGTATTCCAACATACGTTTTAGTAGGATTTATGAAAAAGAATCCAAGCTCAAATGAAGCTGCTCTAAAATATTTCTTGTTTGGTGCCTTATCATCTGCAATCATAGTTTACGGAATTTCAATTTCGTATGGATTAACTGGCTCTACAAATATTGGTGAAGTAATTCAAGGTTACTCAACACTTGATCCAACTCTTTTACCTCTTGCTTTACTCTCAGTTGGCATGTTTATTGCAGGATTTGGATTTAAGATGGGACTTGTACCTTTCCATCAATGGCTTCCTGATACATATGAAGGCGCACCTTCTCCAATAACTGCTCTTCTTGCAGCTGCAACAAAGAAAGCTGGATTTGCAGCAACAATACGAGTTGTGGTTCTTGGAATGGTTGTTCTTAATCTTGATTGGACTCTAGCTCTTGGTATTATCGCAGTGATGACTATGACAATTGGTAATGTTGCTGCAATCATGCAAAAGAATCTTTCAAGAATGCTTGCATATTCTAGTATTGCACATGCTGGATACATTTTGATTGGACTTGCCGTTGCTCCTTACAGTTCACTTGGCTTACAAGGTTCTTTGTATCAAATAATGAATCATGCTGTGATGAAAGGCGCTGCCTTTATTGCAATTGCAGGAATCGTAACTACCCTTGCAGTAACTAACATCGATAAATTAAAGGGACTTGGAAGACGAATGCCAATTACTGCTCTTGGTTTGATAATTGCTTTGTTTGCATTAGCAGGTATTCCACCACTTTCAGGATTTTGGAGTAAATTGATGTTGTTTGGCAGTGCATTAGATGCTGGTTCTGTTGTCTGGTGGGCACCTTGGCTTGCAATAGCAGGTGTACTTAACAGTGCATTATCTCTTGCTTACTATGGTTGGATTACAAGAAAAATGTACTTTGAAGGTGAAACAGAGAAGAGAATTGCTGAACCCAAATCTATTATTGCTGTAATGATCTTCTCAACAATCTTCTTGGTGGGCTTTGGTGTATATCCAGATCCATTGATTAAATTTGTAGAATTTGCAACTCCTATAGTTAGCTTAGGACCTATACCTTAA
- a CDS encoding polyprenyl synthetase family protein, with the protein MDRKNIEINPLLETYGKYIQRINQALDDELALYSESEFIEPLKYSLEGGKRIRPIILTLAAESIGEIDENTFAASCAVEFLHMESIIHDDIIDNETMRRQKDPFHIKYGYNTSILTGDFVLGLILAISSRLDNARITKDLATTAMLMSEGEMIESRLETSEDVTFDDYLKVIEYKTATAFEVAARTGAIIANGTEEQIEALTEYGKNIGIAYQIRDDLLDWKNEDKLFNLLIKKSSDPRDVFNKMEELLKKYSQKARDELRKIPDNNAKNNLDNLIKFTLFKV; encoded by the coding sequence TTGGACAGGAAAAATATTGAAATAAATCCTTTACTTGAAACATATGGAAAGTACATTCAAAGAATAAATCAAGCTTTGGATGATGAGCTGGCATTATATTCAGAATCTGAATTCATTGAACCGTTAAAGTATTCCCTAGAGGGCGGAAAACGAATTAGACCAATTATTTTGACTTTGGCTGCTGAAAGCATAGGAGAAATAGATGAAAATACATTTGCAGCATCATGTGCTGTTGAATTTTTACATATGGAGTCAATCATTCATGATGATATTATAGATAATGAAACCATGAGAAGACAAAAGGATCCATTTCATATCAAATATGGTTACAATACCAGTATTCTTACAGGAGATTTTGTTTTAGGATTAATTCTTGCCATATCTTCAAGATTAGATAATGCAAGAATTACAAAAGATTTGGCTACCACTGCAATGCTAATGAGTGAAGGAGAAATGATTGAAAGTAGATTAGAGACTAGTGAGGATGTGACATTTGATGACTATCTCAAAGTTATTGAATACAAGACAGCAACTGCATTTGAAGTTGCAGCTAGAACAGGTGCAATTATTGCAAATGGAACTGAAGAACAGATTGAAGCATTAACTGAATATGGTAAAAATATTGGAATTGCATATCAAATAAGAGATGATTTACTAGATTGGAAAAACGAAGACAAGTTGTTTAATTTACTAATCAAAAAAAGTTCAGATCCAAGAGATGTTTTTAATAAAATGGAGGAATTGTTAAAAAAATATTCACAAAAAGCAAGAGATGAATTAAGAAAAATACCAGATAATAATGCTAAAAATAATTTAGATAATTTAATTAAATTTACTTTGTTTAAGGTATAG
- a CDS encoding iron-containing redox enzyme family protein, giving the protein MSIIKKIDEMIEERSLLKHAFYKIWSDGKLSKESLAGYSKEYFQLVKTVPSFMTPIIANAPDSVKGELIENQQEESDHIKSWIAFAGELGISEDELTSYAGTEKTRKAVSDLNELMNTFESGACAMYAFEKEIPKISQTKLDGLAEFYGMTSNAATEYFKLHTEADIRHTASWRNILEKSFADSSNLIEIADKSISAQNLLLDSCYEQYC; this is encoded by the coding sequence ATGAGTATAATAAAAAAAATTGATGAAATGATTGAAGAAAGAAGTTTACTAAAACATGCATTTTACAAAATATGGTCTGATGGAAAATTATCAAAGGAATCTTTAGCTGGATATTCTAAAGAATACTTTCAGCTTGTAAAAACAGTTCCTTCTTTTATGACACCTATTATTGCAAACGCACCTGATTCAGTAAAGGGTGAATTAATTGAGAACCAACAAGAAGAATCTGATCACATAAAATCATGGATTGCTTTTGCTGGAGAACTTGGAATATCTGAAGATGAATTAACTTCTTATGCAGGAACAGAAAAGACCCGCAAAGCAGTATCTGATCTAAATGAATTAATGAATACTTTTGAGAGTGGTGCGTGTGCAATGTATGCATTTGAAAAAGAAATTCCTAAAATCAGTCAAACAAAACTTGATGGATTAGCAGAGTTCTATGGAATGACAAGCAATGCAGCTACAGAATACTTCAAACTACATACAGAAGCTGATATTAGACATACAGCCTCATGGAGAAATATATTGGAAAAATCTTTTGCTGATTCAAGTAACTTAATTGAGATTGCAGACAAATCTATTTCTGCACAAAATCTATTGCTTGATAGCTGTTATGAACAATACTGTTAA